One window from the genome of Amycolatopsis sp. NBC_01480 encodes:
- a CDS encoding NUDIX hydrolase, with protein sequence MTEPGKHEFTVAGSRVVHIGRVVGLRVDDVVMPGGETAAREVVEHLGAVAILALDAEGAVTMVHQYRHPLGHRLWELPAGLIDHAGEEPVEAAKRELVEEAGLAAEDWSTLVDVAASPGFTDEVVRVFLARDVSDVDREMLGEEEADLVVAKFPLADAVAMALSGELVNGATVSGVLAAHAVVTGAAETRPADAPWRDRPTRFARRRAEG encoded by the coding sequence GTGACCGAGCCGGGCAAGCACGAGTTCACCGTCGCGGGCAGCCGCGTCGTCCACATCGGACGGGTCGTCGGCCTGCGGGTCGACGACGTGGTGATGCCGGGCGGCGAGACCGCGGCCCGGGAGGTCGTGGAGCACCTGGGCGCCGTCGCGATCCTCGCGCTGGACGCCGAGGGCGCGGTCACGATGGTCCACCAGTACCGGCACCCGCTCGGGCACCGGCTGTGGGAGCTGCCGGCCGGGCTGATCGACCACGCCGGCGAGGAGCCCGTCGAGGCCGCGAAGCGTGAACTGGTCGAGGAAGCCGGGCTGGCCGCGGAGGACTGGTCGACACTGGTCGACGTCGCCGCGTCGCCCGGGTTCACCGACGAGGTGGTCCGGGTGTTCCTCGCCCGCGACGTGTCCGATGTGGACCGTGAGATGCTCGGCGAGGAGGAGGCCGACCTCGTCGTGGCGAAGTTCCCGCTGGCCGACGCCGTCGCGATGGCGCTGTCCGGCGAGCTGGTGAACGGCGCGACCGTTTCCGGCGTGCTCGCCGCGCACGCCGTGGTCACCGGGGCGGCCGAGACCCGCCCGGCCGACGCGCCGTGGCGCGACCGGCCGACGCGGTTCGCCCGCCGCCGCGCCGAGGGCTGA
- a CDS encoding CTP synthase, producing the protein MGLQSRATKFVFVTGGVASSLGKGLTASSLGQLLTARGLRVTMQKLDPYLNVDPGTMNPFQHGEVFVTDDGAETDLDIGHYERFLDRDLDGKANVTTGQVYSEVIAKERRGEYLGDTVQVIPHITDEIKARITAAAVPDEAGGAPDVVITEVGGTVGDIESLPFLEAIRQVRHDVGRDHCFFLHVSLVPYLAPSGELKTKPTQHSVAALRNIGIQPDALVCRADREIPEDLKRKIGLMCDVESEAVIACPDARSIYDIPKVLHSEALDAYVVRRLGLPFRDVDWTVWGDLLDRVHNPSETVRVAVVGKYIDLPDAYLSVTEALRAGGFAHRAKVEIVWVASDDAQTASGAASVLSDVDGVLIPGGFGIRGIEGKVGAIEYARTRGVPLLGLCLGLQCMVIEAARHLAGVEDANSAEFDENTKHPVISTMADQRDVVAGERDMGGTMRLGAYPAKLKAGSQVAKAYGGTEVSERHRHRYEVNNAYRKQLSDAGLVFSGTSPDDRLVEFVELPADVHPFFVGTQAHPELKSRPTRPHPLFSAFVKAVVDRKVAERLPVELAEAPVAAR; encoded by the coding sequence GTGGGACTTCAGTCGCGGGCTACCAAATTTGTCTTTGTCACCGGAGGCGTTGCCTCCTCTCTGGGTAAGGGTCTGACGGCGTCCAGCCTGGGACAACTCCTTACCGCACGTGGGCTCCGGGTCACGATGCAGAAGCTTGATCCGTACCTCAATGTCGACCCCGGGACGATGAACCCGTTCCAGCACGGTGAGGTGTTCGTCACCGACGACGGGGCCGAGACCGACCTCGACATCGGGCACTACGAGCGCTTCCTCGACCGCGACCTCGACGGCAAGGCCAACGTCACGACCGGCCAGGTCTACTCCGAGGTGATCGCCAAGGAGCGGCGGGGCGAGTACCTCGGCGACACCGTGCAGGTGATCCCGCACATCACCGACGAGATCAAGGCGCGGATCACCGCCGCCGCGGTGCCGGACGAGGCGGGCGGCGCCCCGGACGTGGTGATCACCGAGGTCGGCGGCACGGTGGGCGACATCGAGTCGCTGCCGTTCCTCGAGGCCATCCGCCAGGTGCGCCACGACGTCGGGCGCGACCACTGCTTCTTCCTGCACGTGTCGCTGGTGCCCTACCTCGCCCCCTCGGGCGAGCTCAAGACCAAGCCGACCCAGCACTCGGTGGCGGCGCTGCGCAACATCGGCATCCAGCCGGACGCGCTGGTCTGCCGCGCCGACCGGGAGATCCCCGAGGACCTCAAGCGCAAGATCGGCCTGATGTGCGACGTCGAGTCGGAGGCGGTCATCGCCTGCCCCGACGCGCGGTCGATCTACGACATCCCGAAGGTGCTGCACAGCGAGGCGCTCGACGCCTACGTGGTGCGCCGCCTCGGCCTGCCGTTCCGCGACGTCGACTGGACAGTGTGGGGCGACCTGCTCGACCGGGTGCACAACCCGAGCGAGACGGTGCGCGTGGCCGTGGTCGGCAAGTACATCGACCTGCCGGACGCGTACCTGTCGGTCACCGAGGCGCTGCGCGCGGGCGGGTTCGCCCACCGCGCCAAGGTCGAGATCGTCTGGGTGGCCTCGGACGACGCGCAGACCGCGTCCGGCGCCGCCTCGGTCCTGTCCGATGTGGACGGTGTGCTGATCCCGGGCGGGTTCGGCATCCGCGGCATCGAAGGCAAGGTCGGCGCGATCGAGTACGCCCGCACCCGCGGCGTTCCGCTGCTGGGCCTGTGCCTGGGCCTGCAGTGCATGGTGATCGAGGCGGCGCGGCACCTGGCCGGCGTCGAGGACGCCAACTCGGCGGAGTTCGACGAGAACACCAAGCACCCGGTCATCTCCACGATGGCCGACCAGCGCGACGTGGTCGCGGGCGAGCGCGACATGGGCGGCACCATGCGGCTCGGCGCGTACCCGGCGAAGCTCAAGGCGGGCTCGCAGGTCGCGAAGGCGTACGGCGGCACCGAGGTGTCCGAGCGCCACCGTCACCGCTACGAGGTGAACAACGCGTACCGCAAGCAGCTTTCCGACGCGGGCCTGGTCTTCTCCGGCACCTCGCCGGACGACCGGCTGGTGGAGTTCGTGGAGCTGCCCGCGGACGTGCACCCGTTTTTCGTCGGCACCCAGGCGCACCCCGAGCTGAAGAGCCGCCCGACCCGGCCACACCCGCTGTTCAGCGCGTTCGTCAAGGCCGTGGTGGACCGCAAGGTCGCCGAGCGGCTGCCGGTCGAGCTGGCCGAGGCCCCCGTGGCGGCCCGGTGA
- the aroA gene encoding 3-phosphoshikimate 1-carboxyvinyltransferase has product MTNAHEDHWIAPVATAPLDAGVRVPGSKSITNRAYVLAALAGAPTRVRVPLDSRDTRLMLGALTTLGGRSEATTDGFLVHPLSGSRAEPATVTLGNAGTVARFTPALATLGQAPVLFDGDEAIRRRPIGPLLTALRRLGARIDDDGRGAPPFTVQGDAGLRGGKVDLDSSASSQFLSALLLAGPSFDQGVTVRLVGDAPPSEPHIAMTLDMLRRFGATVEREGAEFHVAPTKLSCPEYVVEPDLSTAAPFLAAAVAAGGTVRVKGWPKHTTQPGDWLRTLLPALGASVQLDDAGLTITGGSSIPGVELDLHEVGELTPVVAALLCFADGPSVITGVAHLRGHETDRITALATELSALGAEVAETEDGLRITPAPLHGGVFHTYQDHRLVMAAAVLGLRVEGVRVENPATVGKTFPEFVETWTSMLG; this is encoded by the coding sequence GTGACGAATGCGCACGAAGACCACTGGATCGCGCCGGTCGCGACGGCTCCCCTGGACGCCGGAGTGCGCGTCCCCGGCTCGAAGTCGATCACCAACCGCGCCTACGTGCTCGCCGCGCTCGCCGGCGCCCCGACCCGGGTGCGCGTGCCGCTCGACTCGCGGGACACCCGGCTGATGCTCGGCGCGCTCACCACGCTCGGCGGCCGCTCCGAGGCGACCACCGACGGGTTCCTCGTGCACCCGCTGTCGGGCAGCCGCGCCGAGCCGGCGACGGTCACGCTCGGCAACGCGGGCACGGTCGCGCGCTTCACGCCCGCGCTGGCCACGCTGGGCCAGGCGCCGGTGCTGTTCGACGGCGACGAGGCGATCCGCCGCCGCCCCATCGGCCCGCTGCTGACCGCACTCCGCCGCCTCGGCGCGCGGATCGACGACGACGGCCGCGGCGCGCCGCCGTTCACCGTCCAGGGCGACGCCGGGCTGCGCGGCGGCAAGGTGGACCTGGACTCCTCGGCGTCGAGCCAGTTCCTGTCCGCGCTGCTGCTGGCCGGGCCGTCGTTCGACCAGGGCGTGACCGTTCGGCTGGTGGGCGACGCGCCGCCGAGCGAGCCGCACATCGCGATGACGCTGGACATGCTGCGCCGCTTCGGCGCCACGGTGGAGCGCGAGGGCGCGGAGTTCCACGTCGCGCCGACGAAGCTCTCCTGCCCCGAGTACGTGGTGGAGCCGGATCTCTCGACGGCCGCGCCGTTCCTGGCCGCCGCCGTCGCCGCGGGCGGCACCGTGCGCGTGAAGGGCTGGCCGAAGCACACGACGCAGCCAGGCGACTGGCTGCGGACGCTGCTGCCGGCGTTGGGCGCTTCGGTGCAGCTGGACGACGCGGGCCTGACCATCACCGGCGGCTCGTCGATCCCGGGCGTCGAGCTGGACCTGCACGAGGTCGGCGAGCTGACCCCGGTGGTCGCCGCGCTGCTGTGCTTCGCCGACGGGCCGTCGGTGATCACCGGCGTCGCCCACCTCCGCGGCCACGAGACCGACCGGATCACCGCGCTGGCGACGGAGCTTTCCGCGCTGGGCGCCGAGGTCGCCGAAACCGAGGACGGCCTGCGCATCACCCCGGCCCCGCTGCACGGCGGTGTCTTCCACACCTACCAGGACCACCGCCTGGTGATGGCGGCCGCCGTGCTGGGGCTGCGCGTGGAG